In Alosa alosa isolate M-15738 ecotype Scorff River chromosome 23, AALO_Geno_1.1, whole genome shotgun sequence, a single window of DNA contains:
- the f10 gene encoding coagulation factor X, translated as MLLVFLTFSFFLLLHQTSADVFLQSRHANQVLKRWKRANSPFEEFRQGNMERECVEESCNWEEAREIFENNEKTDEFWNVYFDGDACTSQPCINNGQCKDGIGKYNCFCPQGFHGYNCEFAIPQLCENNNGGCDHFCHVIDEKIGCSCAQGYELALNGKNCHSDDPFKCGVVHPMKNTRTIFFYIPDNDNTTQSTNSTTTTTTQHYNTATETVESIADSTISPDSEYSMVDVNEDDFLPESAGTTRVVGGQECPPGECPWQALLMDEEGTGFCGGTILNEYFILSAAHCMNQSKVTTIVLGEFNTNKAEGREATHAVELYITHTNYVPETYHNDIALIKLKTPIKFTKYILPACLPDRDFAERVLMHQPDGMISGFGRVSDRGPQATLLQKLTVPYVDRATCMESSSYKISKHMFCAGFDKESKDACQGDSGGPHVTRYKDTWFVTGVVSWGEGCAREGKYGVYTQVSKYIRWLNQLMSRIMNLKKRRKRDALYNVTYV; from the exons ATGTTACTGGTCTTTTTGACCTTTTCCTTCTTTCTGCTGCTCCACCAGACTTCTGCAGATG TTTTCCTCCAGAGTCGGCATGCCAATCAGGTCCTTAAACGATGGAAGCGAGCCAACAGCCCATTTGAGGAATTCCGGCAGGGCAATATGGAGCGGGAATGTGTTGAGGAGTCTTGTAACTGGGAAGAGGCCAGAGAAATATTTGAGAATAATGAGAAAACG GATGAGTTCTGGAATGTGTATTTTG ATGGAGATGCTTGTACGTCCCAGCCATGTATAAATAACGGCCAGTGTAAAGACGGAATCGGGAAATACAATTGTTTCTGCCCACAAGGATTTCACGGTTACAACTGTGAATTTG CCATCCCTCAGCTGTGTGAGAATAACAACGGTGGCTGTGACCACTTCTGTCACGTCATAGACGAGAAAATTGGATGCTCATGCGCACAGGGCTACGAGCTGGCTTTAAATGGCAAAAACTGCCATTCTGACG ATCCTTTTAAATGTGGTGTTGTCCATCCAATGAAGAATACAAGGACAATCTTTTTTTACATCCCAGATAATGACAACACCACACAGAGCACAAAttctacaacaacaacaacaacacaacattaCAACACGGCCACAGAGACAGTAGAAAGCATTGCTGATAGTACCATCAGTCCTGACAGCGAATATAGCATGGTTGATGTGAACGAGGATGACTTCCTTCCTGAATCCGCTGGGACAACACGGGTTGTTGGAGGACAAGAGTGTCCTCCAGGGGAGTGTCCCTGGCAG GCTCTTCTAATGGATGAAGAAGGGACAGGCTTCTGTGGAGGAACCATCCTGAATGAGTATTTCATCCTCTCTGCAGCCCATTGTATGAACCAGTCCAAAGTCACAACAATAGTTCTTG GTGAGTTCAACACCAACAAGGCAGAAGGCAGGGAAGCCACACATGCGGTGGAGctctacatcacacacactaactacgTCCCTGAGACCTACCACAACGACATTGCTCTCATCAAACTGAAAACACCTATAAAGTTCACCAAGTACATTTTACCCGCTTGTCTACCAGACCGTGATTTTGCAGAGCGAGTGTTGATGCATCAACCAGATGGCATGATAAGTGGCTTTGGGCGCGTTAGTGATCGCGGCCCACAGGCCACTCTACTGCAGAAGCTGACAGTGCCCTATGTGGACCGTGCAACTTGCATGGAGTCCAGCTCTTATAAAATTTCCAAGCACATGTTCTGTGCTGGATTTGACAAGGAAAGCAAGGACGCCTGCCAGGGTGACAGTGGCGGACCTCACGTAACACGGTACAAGGATACCTGGTTTGTGACAGGTGTAGTGAGCTGGGGAGAGGGTTGTGCTCGTGAGGGAAAGTATGGAGTGTACACACAGGTGTCAAAGTACATCAGGTGGTTGAACCAGCTGATGAGCCGCATAATGAATTTaaagaaaaggaggaaaagagatgCATTGTACAATGTCACATACGTCTGA
- the pcid2 gene encoding PCI domain-containing protein 2 isoform X2, with protein MMFAVALDLRIFANNAEQQLLKKSKGKLGDMLEKAAEQLMSCFRVCASDNRAGIDDSKKWGMLFLINQLFKIYFKISKLHLCKPLIRAIDSSNLKDEYSMAQRITYKYYVGRKAMFDSDFKLAEGYLSFAFQHCHRSCQRNKRLILIYLLPVKMLLGHMPTHSLLQKYDLMQFTDVTKAVGEGNLLLLNEALTKHETFFIRCGIFLILEKLKIITYRNLFKKVYHLLRTHQLPLDAFLVALKMMQVEEVDIDEVQCILANLIYMGHIKGYISHQHQKLVVSKQNPFPALSTVS; from the exons ATGATGTTTGCCGTTGCATTGGACTTACGGATATTTGCCAACAAT GCTGAACAGCAGCTGCTGAAGAAAAGCAAAGGAAAGCTGGGAGACATGCTGGAGAAAGCTGCTGAACAGTTGATGAGCTGCTTCAGAGTGTGTGCCAGTGACAA CCGTGCTGGCATTGATGACTCTAAGAAGTGGGGCATGCTCTTCCTCATCAACCAGCTCTTCAAGATCTACTTCAAG ATCAGTAAGCTGCACTTGTGCAAACCTCTTATTCGGGCGATTGACAGCTCCAACCTTAAGGATGAATACAGCATGGCACAGAGGATCACCTACAAATACTACGTTGGAAGGAAGGCCATGTTCGACAGCGACTTCAAGCTTG cGGAGGGTTATTTGTCTTTTGCCTTTCAACACTGCCATCGGTCCTGTCAGAGAAACAAAAGATTGATCCTCATCTATCTACTTCCTGTCAAGATGCTCTTG GGTCACATGCCAACGCACTCACTCCTGCAGAAGTATGACCTTATGCAGTTCACAGACGTCACCAAAGCTGTTGG TGAGGGAAACCTGTTGCTGCTGAATGAGGCGCTCACCAAACACGAGACCTTCTTCATCCGGTGTGGCATCTTCCTTATCCTTGAGAAGCTGAAGATCATCACCTACAGAAACCTCTTCAAAAAAGT GTACCATCTCCTGAGAACTCACCAGCTTCCCCTAGATGCGTTTCTTGTGGCTCTCAAGATGATGCAGGTGGAGGAGGTCGATATCGATGAGGTGCAGTGCATCCTGGCCAATCTCATCTACATG GGTCACATCAAAGGCTACATCTCTCATCAGCATCAGAAACTTGTCGTCAGTAAACAAAACCCCTTCCCTGCTCTATCTACTGTGTCCTGA
- the prozb gene encoding protein Z, vitamin K-dependent plasma glycoprotein b, which translates to MKSAGFAMGSSRRTFLFCWFLLSNLQPTRANKPVFQTQLQAAIFLRPRRANAIMFEEIFQGNLERECIEERCSREEAREFFENDAQTEAFWNKYIDGDQCESNPCQNGGTCTDRIGSYNCACADIYVGHSCERDSSQCPVDGPYACEHFCHVNRRHGSYSCRCAQGYRLHPDERRCIPHVKHPCGKISLLTSTPMQSDNEICPQGHCPWQVILVDKNGESVCGGVILGPREVLTTATCMSSNANITHIHIGKNHSPGSKIIRMPLEADPTTHSRYRPGQPEYDLCFLRLRSRLPLGDSAVPLCLPEKDFSENILMQDGEEGVISPGPVRHSYVSLDDCRVHLNLSFTLNNKMFCMKERNLETKHKGKGKTPSILQSSPITQKKGIRPRTQQTVWGTEEDLFEYSEYIVPLSDVESTVTPTAQNKIYLTAAAVIRNSTQEKTPKPTAESGPKKVEKPTDIAPLSEDVKSTVTPNTHNKTYLTADAVIRNSMQEKTTKPTSEKPTNVEKSAPTISRRGDCRFLSGTPVASVKGETVFVTGLMLSHDCGQGLVFTKLSRFLPWIESMLEST; encoded by the exons ATGAAAAGCGCGGGGTTCGCCATGGGATCGTCGAGGCGGACTTTCTTATTCTGCTGGTTTTTGTTGAGCAACTTGCAACCAACAAGAGCGAACAAGCCGG TGTTCCAGACCCAGCTTCAGGCAGCCATCTTTTTACGTCCAAGGCGGGCAAACGCAATAATGTTTGAGGAGATATTCCAGGGGAATCTAGAAAGAGAGTGCATTGAGGAGAGGTGCTCCAGAGAAGAAGCCAGGGAGTTCTTTGAGAATGATGCGCAAACA GAAGCCTTCTGGAATAAATACATTG ATGGGGACCAGTGTGAGTCCAACCCTTGCCAAAATGGAGGAACCTGCACAGACCGAATAGGGAGCTATAACTGCGCATGCGCTGATATTTATGTCGGCCACAGCTGTGAGAGAG ACAGCTCTCAGTGTCCGGTCGATGGCCCATACGCCTGTGAACACTTCTGCCATGTCAATCGCAGACATGGTTCCTACAGCTGTCGCTGTGCTCAAGGGTACAGACTACATCCAGATGAGAGGAGATGCATACCTCACG TGAAACATCCTTGTGGAAAAATCTCCCTTTTAACAAGCACACCAATGCAGAGTGACAATGAGATCTGTCCCCAGGGCCACTGCCCTTGGCAG GTCATTCTGGTGGACAAGAATGgggagtctgtgtgtggtggtgtgattCTGGGGCCACGTGAAGTGCTTACCACAGCAACATGCATGAGTTCAAACGCAAATataacacacattcatattg GGAAAAACCACTCACCAGGGTCAAAGATCATCAGGATGCCACTGGAGGCTGACCCCACGACTCACAGTCGCTATAGGCCTGGTCAGCCAGAATATGACCTTTGCTTCCTGCGATTACGCTCTAGATTACCACTAGGGGACTCTGCTGTGCCCCTCTGCCTTCCAGAGAAGGACTTCAGTGAAAACATCCTAATGCAAGATGGCGAGGAGGGTGTGATTTCACCAGGACCCGTCCGCCATTCTTACGTCTCATTGGACGACTGTCGCGTCCACCTGAACCTCAGCTTTACTTTGAACAATAAGATGTTCTGCATGAAGGAGCGCAATCTGGAGACAAAGCacaaaggaaaaggaaaaacaCCTTCCATACTGCAGTCAAGTCCGATTACTCAAAAGAAGGGAATAAGACCTAGGACACAACAGACTGTGTGGGGGACCGAAGAAGATTTGTTTGAGTACTCCGAGTACATTGTTCCGTTATCAGATGTTGAGTCCACCGTGACACCAACtgcacaaaacaaaatataCCTCACCGCTGCTGCAGTCATAAGGAATTCTACGCAAGAGAAGACACCAAAGCCCACAGCAGAAAGTGGTCCCAAAAAGGTCGAAAAACCAACGGACATAGCACCTTTATCGGAAGACGTTAAGTCCACTGTGACACCTAATACACACAACAAAACGTACCTCACAGCTGATGCAGTCATAAGGAATTCTATGCAAGAGAAGACAACAAAGCCCACATCAGAAAAACCCACAAATGTTGAAAAATCAGCTCCCACCATAAGCAGAAGAGGTGATTGCAGGTTCCTCTCTGGGACTCCTGTTGCTAGTGTGAAAGGAGAAACTGTCTTTGTGACAGGACTCATGCTGTCCCACGACTGCGGTCAGGGTCTGGTGTTCACTAAGCTCTCTCGCTTCTTGCCATGGATAGAGTCCATGCTTGAAAGCACCTGA
- the LOC125288684 gene encoding coagulation factor VII-like, producing the protein MLHLEAFYLTSLLITLCNCYPVSVFLVRDEAHGVLQRTRRANSGWFEEMKRGNLERECLEELCSYEEAREVFERTETTNEFWSKYNVVDHCQTNHCANNGICESRSDSYTCFCPPGFSGRTCEQDNKAILESCLYDNGGCEHFCEEKERGRYCTCADGYFLGPNGKKCFTQEQIPCGKAPLDPTVKGVLDPRARIVGGSICPKGHCPWQVLLVYNKKGFCGGIIYKPMWILTAAHCLEDIKQLKYLEIIAGEHDRDVEEGTEQTIMVKQMISHPNYVSNTADNDIALLRLQHPVELTPYAVPVCLPTRALAERELWAVHFHTVSGWGRRSEGGPTSSILRRLKVPRIGTQDCQRDSNVSLTLNMFCAGYIEGKEDSCKGDSGGPLVTHYRNTTFLLGIVSWGKGCARPGNYGIYTRVSNYLEWVQEHTSDSGLNITVT; encoded by the exons ATGTTGCATCTGGAAGCATTCTATCTTACATCATTGTTAATAACGCTTTGTAATTGCTACCCAGTTtcag TGTTCTTGGTGCGCGATGAGGCCCACGGGGTGCTGCAGCGTACTCGAAGGGCCAACTCGGGCTGGTTTGAGGAGATGAAGCGGGGCAACTTGGAGAGGGAATGTTTAGAGGAGCTGTGCTCCTATGAGGAGGCGCGGGAAGTGTTCGAGCGCACAGAAACTACG AATGAATTTTGGAGTAAATATAATG TTGTAGATCACTGTCAAACCAACCACTGTGCCAACAATGGGATCTGTGAAAGCCGTTCAGACTCCTACACGTGCTTCTGCCCACCTGGATTCAGTGGGAGGACCTGTGAGCAAG ATAACAAAGCCATCCTTGAGTCGTGTCTGTATGACAATGGCGGCTGTGAGCATTTCTGTGAGGAGAAGGAACGCGGGCGCTACTGCACGTGTGCTGACGGCTACTTCTTAGGACctaatggaaaaaaatgtttcacTCAGG aGCAAATCCCCTGTGGAAAGGCCCCACTGGACCCCACTGTGAAGGGAGTGTTGGATCCTCGGGCTCGTATTGTGGGAGGGTCAATATGCCCTAAAGGTCATTGCCCTTGGCag GTTCTGCTGGTGTATAACAAGAAGGGTTTCTGTGGAGGAATCATATATAAGCCCATGTGGATCTTGACTGCTGCACACTGTTTGGAGGACATAAAACAACTCAAATACCTGGAAATAATTGCAG GCGAGCATGATCGAGACGTGGAGGAAGGCACGGAACAGACCATCATGGTGAAGCAAATGATTTCACATCCTAATTACGTGTCCAACACGGCCGACAACGACATCGCTCTCTTGCGTCTCCAACATCCAGTTGAGCTTACACCTTATGCTGTGCCTGTTTGCTTGCCAACACGTGCCCTTGCTGAACGCGAGCTTTGGGCAGTGCACTTCCACACGGTTAGCGGATGGGGACGTCGCAGTGAGGGTGGACCAACGTCCAGTATCCTTAGACGACTGAAGGTACCGCGTATTGGAACGCAGGACTGTCAAAGGGACAGCAATGTGTCACTAACCTTGAATATGTTCTGTGCTGGTTACATCGAGGGCAAAGAGGACTCGTGTAAGGGGGATAGCGGAGGTCCACTAGTAACTCATTATCGGAACACAACGTTTCTGTTGGGAATTGTGAGTTGGGGAAAGGGGTGTGCCCGACCCGGAAATTATGGGATATACACTCGTGTGTCGAACTATCTAGAGTGGGTGCAGGAGCATACCTCTGATTCAGGACTTAACATCACAGTGACATAA
- the pcid2 gene encoding PCI domain-containing protein 2 isoform X1 — MAHITINQYLQQVVEAIETRDGAFCAELLSFKHPHVANPRLQLSTPEEKCQQVLEPPYDEMVAAHLRCVYAVSNHDFVDAYKCQTVVVQSFLKAFQAHKEENWALPMMFAVALDLRIFANNAEQQLLKKSKGKLGDMLEKAAEQLMSCFRVCASDNRAGIDDSKKWGMLFLINQLFKIYFKISKLHLCKPLIRAIDSSNLKDEYSMAQRITYKYYVGRKAMFDSDFKLAEGYLSFAFQHCHRSCQRNKRLILIYLLPVKMLLGHMPTHSLLQKYDLMQFTDVTKAVGEGNLLLLNEALTKHETFFIRCGIFLILEKLKIITYRNLFKKVYHLLRTHQLPLDAFLVALKMMQVEEVDIDEVQCILANLIYMGHIKGYISHQHQKLVVSKQNPFPALSTVS; from the exons ATGGCACACATAACAATTAACCAGTACCTACAACAG GTGGTGGAGGCTATCGAAACACGTGATGGGGCATTCTGTGCAGAACTGCTGTCTTTTAAACACCCACATGTAGCCAATCCAAGGCTTCAG CTTTCAACTCCAGAGGAAAAATGCCAGCAGGTGCTTGAACCGCCATATGATGAGATGGTAGCTGCTCACTTGAG GTGCGTATATGCGGTCTCCAATCATGATTTTGTGGATGCTTACAAATGTCAGACTGTGGTAGTCCA ATCATTTCTGAAGGCTTTCCAAGCTCACAAAGAAGAAAACTG GGCGTTGCCAATGATGTTTGCCGTTGCATTGGACTTACGGATATTTGCCAACAAT GCTGAACAGCAGCTGCTGAAGAAAAGCAAAGGAAAGCTGGGAGACATGCTGGAGAAAGCTGCTGAACAGTTGATGAGCTGCTTCAGAGTGTGTGCCAGTGACAA CCGTGCTGGCATTGATGACTCTAAGAAGTGGGGCATGCTCTTCCTCATCAACCAGCTCTTCAAGATCTACTTCAAG ATCAGTAAGCTGCACTTGTGCAAACCTCTTATTCGGGCGATTGACAGCTCCAACCTTAAGGATGAATACAGCATGGCACAGAGGATCACCTACAAATACTACGTTGGAAGGAAGGCCATGTTCGACAGCGACTTCAAGCTTG cGGAGGGTTATTTGTCTTTTGCCTTTCAACACTGCCATCGGTCCTGTCAGAGAAACAAAAGATTGATCCTCATCTATCTACTTCCTGTCAAGATGCTCTTG GGTCACATGCCAACGCACTCACTCCTGCAGAAGTATGACCTTATGCAGTTCACAGACGTCACCAAAGCTGTTGG TGAGGGAAACCTGTTGCTGCTGAATGAGGCGCTCACCAAACACGAGACCTTCTTCATCCGGTGTGGCATCTTCCTTATCCTTGAGAAGCTGAAGATCATCACCTACAGAAACCTCTTCAAAAAAGT GTACCATCTCCTGAGAACTCACCAGCTTCCCCTAGATGCGTTTCTTGTGGCTCTCAAGATGATGCAGGTGGAGGAGGTCGATATCGATGAGGTGCAGTGCATCCTGGCCAATCTCATCTACATG GGTCACATCAAAGGCTACATCTCTCATCAGCATCAGAAACTTGTCGTCAGTAAACAAAACCCCTTCCCTGCTCTATCTACTGTGTCCTGA